In the Enterococcus rotai genome, ACTAGACTACAGTAATTTGAAAGTTATGTCAGAACATGAAAGATTGAAGGAAGAAACAGTTATAAATCAAGTGAAACTATTATTTTCTATTTATGAGAACACTTTAGACAACAACGAATTGATGCTTTTACAAAAAATATCGATTTTTGGCGGTTTGGAATTAAATATATCACAAATTACCGATTGGTTCGGTCTTGAAGATTTTAGTGTACTGCATTCTTTAGTCAATCATGGGTGGTTAAAGAAAAAAAATATAACTAAGAATTTTGATTTAAAATATGACTCTTTCTCAATTCACAGGATTGCATCTATAGCAATTTGTGAGCAAACTGATTTAAACTTGATATTTACAGAAATGTTTGAAAAATTTCAGGTAGTCATAGACTCAGAGAATTATTTTACACCAATTGAACAGTTTAAAATCTTAGAACATATTCTCTCTTTTATAAATGTCTGTAAAGAGTTATTTAATTCATCGGAACATGTAGTTTTTATTGGAAGTTTTTCAAATTGGTTTAAATCATGGCAACAATTTGAAACTCAAAAAAGACTCCTGCTATTAGCTGAAGAGATTATTTTTGCTAATCCTTTAATTGCTAACAAAACAAAGGAATGGATAAATAACTTATCTGCGTATACTCAGGGGAATATAGAAATTGATAAATATTTGTACAAAAGACTACAAAAAGATGAAGCAACTTACGGAGCAGATAATCCGGTTCATATTAATCATTGTAATAACCTTGCTGAGATGCATAAAAAAAGAAATAATAATAAAAAATCTAGATACTATTCATTACGAGCACTACAATTATCAAAAAAATTCAACAATCAAGTTGGGATAACTCAAGCGCTTCATAATCTTGGGGAGATATATAGTATAGAAAATAAAATAGATAAAGCAGAAAAATACTACATCGATTGTGCCAGCTATTACAATAAGCAAGAGAAAATGAATATTGAAAATGCTGAAAAAATAGACTTATATTATTACATTGCTCGTAGTTGCATATCACTAGGCTCAATCTATATAAACCAAAAAAAGTATTCTGATGCAAAAAGCTATCTTTTAAATTCGAAAGAAATATTCGAAAAACTATATGGTAAAAATCATATCGGTACTGTAAATGTCTATTTACAGCTAGGAATAGTTTGTTGTGAAGAACATCAATATGTAGAGTCAGAATTCTATATATCTACTTTATATGCTGTGTTGTCGGAAACAAAATTTTTGGATTTAGAGGTTAGGGCCTCAGACCTCACAAATTTTTTGGCAGATATACGTGCTAAAATTAAAAAAAATGGACTTTAGGATTTATATCCTAGTTATTTTCCACTTCTACCCACAGAAGTGGATTTTTTAGTATTCTGAAACCAAGCAAAGGCGCCTTGCTTAAAATAAAAAAGAAAGAGGTTTTTATCATGACAACACCAACTAACAATTTAGCAAGCTTCTTATCAAGTGTAAATGTAAGTAATGAGATAACTACACCGACTCAACAGTTAATTCTTAAGACCGATTCTTTAGAACTGGCTCGTCAAGTGGAGGGGCAATTAAAGAAAAATACCGCTCGTGAACTTATTCTCTCAGATGGCATGCAGAAAGTGTCTAGCATCTCTTTACAGGCTGCTGAATTGTCTATGCAAAATCCAGAAGCTAGCAGTCGTTTGCGGTATCTTGCTGACTATTTTACGTACTTAACTGCTCAAGATTTATTATAAAGGAGGAACTTGAAAATGAGTGATATTCTATTTTTCTTATGTGCAATAGGTACTTTCTATGTTGTCCTAGAGGTTATAGGTTTCATATGGAATAAATTGGCTAGTCCGAGAAAAGAAAATAAACCAGTTGAAAGCAAGTACACTGATGATGAAATTCGCATGGCTCAATATCTCGAAGCTAAAGCAAGGTCAGATACACGCTACCAAGTATTTAGACAAATGATGCATGACACTGCAAGAAAAGATGACCGATGATATAAACACTAAAATATGGTGCTGGCTTTATAGCTAGCACTTACCTCTAAGGAGGTGAATCAATCATGAGCAAATCTTTCAATTTCAATGACCTATACGAAGAAATAAAACAAGACCAAGCAACAAATTCAAACCCTAGAGCTGTCCAAGAATTTTATATACATTGGGGCAAGCCTTTCAGTGAAATCACTGGACTAAAAAATCAAGTCGAAAAAGAACCAGAAATTCCGCCGTAATAGGTTACCCGATGTAAATAAAACAATAGCCAAATACTCCTCCTTTAACGTTGTATTCTGATCAGAAAGAAGTTGGTTTTTCGGTCAACTAAGAGCCTGTGGAGAAGATTTACATTGAATGAATAATAGTTTTTAATGGCTCTATTATTCGCTTAAAACCCATGAAAGGAGTTGTATATGAATAATGAAAAAACAAGACAACGAAAAAAAGGACGTGGTTTCTTTGAAAGGCAAAATATCAGGTTGGATTTTCAGCATATTTGTTGGCTGTGTGGCTTTAAACATTGCTATCAAATTATTAGCCGAAGTCTGGCTTCCTCTAGTCTGTTTAGTCATCTTCATTGTCTTACTAGTTATCGGCTATCGGCTAAAAAGGTTTAACGATTGGAGATGATAAAATGAAAAAAATTGAAAACCTGACCTGG is a window encoding:
- a CDS encoding tetratricopeptide repeat protein; its protein translation is MNISDENFDVVVFIECLEKSLLEDKKTKKAKRKILMDLSTNIAFICSILDEEYFEREWENSLKKNGYALNKSQPSNLFKRTDDFPEKYSIFMNKFSINVLLDSFKSKEYFLVKEGYNVPNFDKFINSFDFNELKANIDFCLEKDSKITKKDIDSFNDAKINGAGYYILEVFRYVAEYRRILKNETNNFPVKEETIFLTTPAFSLIDTFVERKEVEQIKNIITSRNNKIVLTGISGVGKSEIARKIFHDLSSNGSVKFIAWVDFNEDIELSLCKSFLSISQTIKIEEQKRIMKSILMECGKDLFIIIDNYRSNSNDNFLRVLGGMHCKVMITTIENIHYRGFLNYDLPLLNCKQSIELFCEHYQKEIIAPAITKSIVKELGFHTLAIELTAKVASNDKITLESILDKLKQNKLDYSNLKVMSEHERLKEETVINQVKLLFSIYENTLDNNELMLLQKISIFGGLELNISQITDWFGLEDFSVLHSLVNHGWLKKKNITKNFDLKYDSFSIHRIASIAICEQTDLNLIFTEMFEKFQVVIDSENYFTPIEQFKILEHILSFINVCKELFNSSEHVVFIGSFSNWFKSWQQFETQKRLLLLAEEIIFANPLIANKTKEWINNLSAYTQGNIEIDKYLYKRLQKDEATYGADNPVHINHCNNLAEMHKKRNNNKKSRYYSLRALQLSKKFNNQVGITQALHNLGEIYSIENKIDKAEKYYIDCASYYNKQEKMNIENAEKIDLYYYIARSCISLGSIYINQKKYSDAKSYLLNSKEIFEKLYGKNHIGTVNVYLQLGIVCCEEHQYVESEFYISTLYAVLSETKFLDLEVRASDLTNFLADIRAKIKKNGL